The nucleotide sequence CCGGGCCAATTGTTCGCGGGCGGGGGATTCGTTGGGGTCGTCGTCGAGAATGGCCTGCCACTCCTTCATGGCCTTGGGGATTTCACCCTTCTTTTGATAGACGATGCTGACGTTGTAACGCACTTCGGTAAGCGACGGATCGATCCGAAGCGCTTCTTCAAACTCTTTCTGGGCCCGCGGATAGTCCTTCTTTTTCAGATACAGATTCCCCAGGCCGGCATGAACCACGGCCACCTTCGGAGACAACGCGTCGGCCTCCCGATAGGCCTTCATCGCCTCCTCGTCCTTCCCTTCGCGGTAATAAGCATGTCCAAGAGAGATCCAGGCATGTTCGTCCTTGGGCGCCAGCCGGGTGGATTCGAGGAATTCATGCGCGGCGTCTTCGAAGGACTGGCTCTGAAGATAGAGCCGACCCAGCCAGTAATGCATGGCGGGGCTGTCGGGAAACTCGCGGGTCAACCCCTTGTAAACCTCGATCGCCTTCAGGCCCTGCCGCGTCGCAAGATAGGTCGTGAAAAGGGCCTGGTGATAACGGTTGTTTTCCGGACTCAGCCGAACGGCCTGCGTTAATTTGTCGATCGATTCGCCGAATCGCCGTTGAGTGTTCAGATCCATCCCCTCTTCGAAGTAGGCCTTGCCCGGGTCCTCGGGCGTCGCGGCACGCAAGAGGCCGGGCAACAGGAGCAGAATGGACAGGCCGATGGAGAATATACGAAAACGCATGATAGACATCCCGGGCGCCTTCATTCATGAACCAGAATCATGTTACCATTTCCAACATCAATATGACAACGATAAGACAACCGAAGAGGAGCTCCGACTCAGTGGGAGGTTATCAAAACCGCACGGAGTAATCCTATCGCGAATACCGTTTCCTGTGAAGAACGGGGAAGGAATTTTACCGGCTCCGAAGATTTTCCGGCCGGTCGTTCTGAGTCGACGGGATCGAGGTTCGGGGCACATCGCATCGATGTTATCGCCTATTGCATCGTGCGCAGAACATTCAGGACATCGGCAGGCTCCGCCCGCTTCGTGTAGTCGGCATTAACGAACGCCCATCGAATGACGCCGTCACGGCCGACCACGAACGTCGCGGGCACCGGCAGTCTCCATTCCGATCCGCCGTTTATGGCGGGAAGATCGACGCCGAAATCCCGATGAAGGCCGATCGCCTCCGGGCTCAACTTGAAAACCAGTCCGAACTGTTCGCAGACACGAAACCCTTCATCGTTCAATACCGGAAAGGACAACTGCTTTGACTTCGCGGTCTCCGCCCCCTTCTGAGCCACTTCAGGCGAGATCGCCACAAAACCCGCGTGAAGCGCTTGCAAGTCTCCGAGGTGCCGCTCCCACGCCCGAAGCTCCAGACTGCAAAACGGGCACCATCCTCCGCGATAAAATGACACGACGAGCGGGCCTTTGGTTAACAAATCGGACGATGAAACCCATTCTCCCTCAGACGAGCGCAAGCGAAACGGCGGCGCTTTGGCTCCGACCTTCAGCGCACGGTTTTCAACTCCGCTTCCTTTGAATTCTTCGATCATGCGCCCAAAGATCTTAAATTTCTCGGGCGGAAGATTCGCACTCACATTCTTAACCAACTCGGCCAACTCCACGGCCAACGTCTTCGGGTTTTGGTCTTCGATCACCGTTTCCTCCTTAAAGCCTATTCACAGAATCTACGTTTGTTTATTTGCCGAAACATTTTACCATGCCGCGATGCCCTGCGCAAACAGGGGCAGCGTTCCGTCGATCGCGCCCAGATCGGTCAGGCTGCCGTCGTGTTTGATACGGAACATGTCGATCGCTCCACTGCCCGGGTCCAAGGCATAAAGAAAACGTCCGTCGGCGGCGACGGCCATGTCGAGAGGTTTATTTCCGCTGCCGGCGGCCCCGTTCAGCAGCGCCACCTGCCCGTTCCGAGCCGTGAGTTGATAAGCCGAAACCGTCCCGCTGCCGGGATTGGCTGTAAAGACATGTCCACGTTCATCTCCGGCGATCCAGCAGGCCGCTTGCTGCCCGTTGGGCACCGATCCGCTGATCACCTGCAGGGTGTCGTCCTTCAGAATCTTGTAGGATGAAACCGCATTCGGGCCGACTTCAACGACCAGCAGGCGTCCCCGTTGGTCAAAGATGAACCCGAAGGGGGTATTTCCGTGCGAGGCTGACACGACCGGACTCACGGCGGGCACGCCCTCATCGTCCACGGAGTAGACGAGAATCTTGCTGCCCGCCTTATCCGTGACGACCAATGTCTCGCCCTCCGGGTCGAACCCGACCTGGGCAAACGCTCCGGATCCAAGAGCGC is from Nitrospiria bacterium and encodes:
- a CDS encoding beta-propeller fold lactonase family protein, translating into MKSKILGSVLGVGMLMITAGTVFAESPHDRDEGATGAVYAMTNAPDGNNVVIFDRDKDGILTKVGSISTGGTGSGGGLDPLGSQNSLVLSRDNRWLLAVNGGSNEISVFRVRPDGLKLVDEVDSGGDFPVSLTVDHDLVYVLNAGASPNITGFTLSHKGSLTPLAGATRALGSGAFAQVGFDPEGETLVVTDKAGSKILVYSVDDEGVPAVSPVVSASHGNTPFGFIFDQRGRLLVVEVGPNAVSSYKILKDDTLQVISGSVPNGQQAACWIAGDERGHVFTANPGSGTVSAYQLTARNGQVALLNGAAGSGNKPLDMAVAADGRFLYALDPGSGAIDMFRIKHDGSLTDLGAIDGTLPLFAQGIAAW
- a CDS encoding peroxiredoxin-like family protein, with the translated sequence MIEDQNPKTLAVELAELVKNVSANLPPEKFKIFGRMIEEFKGSGVENRALKVGAKAPPFRLRSSEGEWVSSSDLLTKGPLVVSFYRGGWCPFCSLELRAWERHLGDLQALHAGFVAISPEVAQKGAETAKSKQLSFPVLNDEGFRVCEQFGLVFKLSPEAIGLHRDFGVDLPAINGGSEWRLPVPATFVVGRDGVIRWAFVNADYTKRAEPADVLNVLRTMQ
- a CDS encoding tetratricopeptide repeat protein; protein product: MRFRIFSIGLSILLLLPGLLRAATPEDPGKAYFEEGMDLNTQRRFGESIDKLTQAVRLSPENNRYHQALFTTYLATRQGLKAIEVYKGLTREFPDSPAMHYWLGRLYLQSQSFEDAAHEFLESTRLAPKDEHAWISLGHAYYREGKDEEAMKAYREADALSPKVAVVHAGLGNLYLKKKDYPRAQKEFEEALRIDPSLTEVRYNVSIVYQKKGEIPKAMKEWQAILDDDPNESPAREQLARAYYQRKQYAEAVREYSTLSLVRQEAPEVFLALGESQIMLAESLENPDDKKQLKDLAVQSFRHTLELDPKNGQARKYLDRLTPKQAPIQPPP